The proteins below come from a single Asanoa ferruginea genomic window:
- the glnA gene encoding type I glutamate--ammonia ligase translates to MFANPEELLRYLKDEDVKFVDVRFCDLPGVMQHFNAPVESIDDDIFTTGLAFDGSSIRGFQQIHESDMLLLPDVASAFIDPFRAQKTLALNFFIHDPFTREAYSRDPRNVAKKAEAYLAASGIADTAYFGPEAEFYIFDSIRHETSSNQAFYYIDSVEGWWNTGKEEPGGNRGYKTAYKGGYFPVPPVDHYADLRDSIVRNLIDSGFTVERSHHEVGTAGQAEINYKFSTLLHAGDQLQLFKYIVKNTAWAAGKTATFMPKPLFGDNGSGMHTHQSLWLNGEPLFYDETGYAGLSDMARWYIGGLLHHAPSLLAFTNPTVNSYRRLVPGFEAPVNLVYSQRNRSACTRIPVTGSNAKAKRVEFRVPDPSANVYLAFSAMLMAGLDGIKSKIEPPEPIDKDLYDLPPEEYNSVKQVPGSLPEVLDSLEADHDYLLEGGVFTPDLISTWVDYKRENEVDPVRLRPTPHEFAMYYDV, encoded by the coding sequence TTGTTCGCCAATCCCGAGGAACTCCTGCGATACCTCAAAGACGAGGACGTGAAGTTCGTCGACGTCCGGTTCTGCGACCTGCCCGGCGTGATGCAGCACTTCAACGCCCCGGTCGAGTCGATCGACGACGACATCTTCACCACCGGCCTCGCGTTCGACGGTTCGTCGATCCGTGGTTTCCAGCAGATCCACGAGTCCGACATGCTGCTGCTGCCGGACGTGGCTTCCGCGTTCATCGACCCGTTCCGGGCGCAGAAGACCCTCGCCCTCAACTTCTTCATCCACGACCCGTTCACGCGTGAGGCCTACTCCCGTGACCCGCGCAACGTGGCGAAGAAGGCCGAGGCCTACCTGGCGGCGAGCGGCATCGCCGACACCGCCTACTTCGGGCCCGAGGCCGAGTTCTACATCTTCGACTCGATCCGCCACGAGACGAGCTCCAACCAGGCGTTCTACTACATCGACTCGGTCGAGGGCTGGTGGAACACGGGCAAGGAGGAGCCGGGCGGCAACCGCGGCTACAAGACCGCCTACAAGGGTGGCTACTTCCCGGTGCCGCCGGTCGACCACTACGCCGACCTGCGCGACAGCATCGTCCGCAACCTGATCGACTCGGGCTTCACCGTCGAGCGCTCGCACCACGAGGTCGGCACCGCCGGCCAGGCCGAGATCAACTACAAGTTCTCGACCCTGCTGCACGCCGGCGACCAGCTCCAGCTCTTCAAATACATCGTCAAGAACACCGCCTGGGCCGCGGGCAAGACCGCGACGTTCATGCCCAAGCCGCTGTTCGGTGACAACGGCTCCGGCATGCACACCCACCAGAGCCTCTGGCTCAACGGCGAGCCGCTGTTCTACGACGAGACCGGCTACGCCGGGCTGTCCGACATGGCCCGCTGGTACATCGGCGGCCTGCTGCACCACGCCCCGTCGCTGCTGGCGTTCACCAACCCGACGGTCAACTCCTACCGTCGTCTGGTGCCCGGTTTCGAGGCCCCGGTCAACCTGGTCTACTCGCAGCGCAACCGCTCCGCCTGCACCCGCATCCCGGTGACGGGCAGCAACGCGAAGGCCAAGCGCGTCGAGTTCCGCGTGCCGGACCCGTCGGCCAACGTCTACCTCGCCTTCTCGGCGATGCTGATGGCCGGCCTCGACGGCATCAAGAGCAAGATCGAGCCGCCGGAGCCGATCGACAAGGACCTCTACGACCTGCCGCCGGAGGAATACAACTCGGTCAAGCAGGTCCCGGGCTCGCTGCCCGAGGTTCTCGACTCGCTCGAAGCCGACCACGACTACCTGCTCGAGGGCGGCGTCTTCACGCCGGACCTGATCTCGACGTGGGTCGACTA
- a CDS encoding DUF4191 domain-containing protein yields MAKAEEKVSFFGRLKQIGMVFSFTAKQDKMFVPLAVGAVMIPLLLAALAVVVGLGLIFIPIGILIALLALLIVLNLRSNRAMMNAAEGQPGAAASIIENMRGDWRVRPAVSSTTAMDMVHLVVGKPGVILLAEGNPQRVRSLLGQEKRRLAKVIGNAPLHDYVIGNGDDEVPIRKLRMTLTKLPRALTGKDVNALDKRLTALSAARPQMPKGAIPKNMRPSKGAFRQTRGR; encoded by the coding sequence ATGGCCAAGGCAGAAGAGAAGGTGTCGTTCTTTGGACGCCTGAAGCAGATCGGGATGGTGTTCTCGTTCACCGCCAAACAGGACAAGATGTTTGTCCCGTTGGCGGTCGGCGCGGTTATGATCCCTTTGCTGCTCGCCGCGCTCGCGGTCGTCGTCGGTCTGGGCTTGATCTTCATCCCGATCGGCATCCTGATCGCCCTGCTCGCGCTGCTGATCGTGCTCAACCTGCGGTCCAACCGGGCGATGATGAACGCGGCCGAAGGGCAACCGGGCGCCGCCGCCTCGATCATCGAGAACATGCGCGGTGACTGGCGGGTCCGCCCGGCGGTGAGCTCCACGACGGCGATGGACATGGTCCACCTGGTCGTCGGCAAGCCCGGCGTGATCCTGCTCGCCGAGGGCAACCCGCAGCGGGTCCGCAGCCTGCTCGGCCAGGAGAAGCGCCGCCTCGCGAAGGTGATCGGCAACGCGCCGCTGCACGACTACGTGATCGGCAACGGCGACGACGAGGTGCCGATCCGCAAGCTGCGGATGACGCTGACCAAGCTCCCGCGCGCGCTGACCGGCAAAGACGTCAACGCCCTCGACAAGCGCCTGACGGCGTTGTCCGCGGCCCGTCCGCAGATGCCCAAGGGCGCCATCCCCAAGAACATGCGCCCCTCCAAGGGCGCGTTCCGCCAGACCCGCGGCCGCTGA
- a CDS encoding helix-turn-helix transcriptional regulator, whose product MPIPRRPRLRRTDPRQLRRGPARLRGRGGTRGRLRRRSSGWLVGCGFGGAGWLVGCGFDRAGVGSLGAGSTAPGGSLGAGSAVAAPGAAGAAGVGAAAGAASGSRVAGSAVPGQRGAPETAAAARRSWATAVEAWRTDGQPYALARALVAFAEALAAVGDRAAAGEALEEAGALAADLDARPLRDEVARLARRVGLRGAVGAGPDVLTAREREVLRLVAVGHSNSRIATELYLSPKTVSVHVSRIIAKLEVTNRIEAAAVAHRLGLLGADMIAGGQTPASGP is encoded by the coding sequence ATGCCTATACCCCGCAGACCGCGCCTACGCCGCACAGACCCACGCCAGCTTCGCCGCGGCCCCGCCCGGCTCCGCGGTCGCGGGGGCACGCGCGGCCGGCTCCGCCGTCGAAGTTCCGGGTGGCTCGTTGGGTGCGGGTTCGGCGGCGCCGGGTGGCTCGTTGGGTGCGGGTTCGACCGCGCTGGGGTGGGCTCGTTGGGTGCGGGTTCGACCGCGCCAGGTGGCTCGTTGGGTGCGGGTTCGGCCGTGGCAGCGCCGGGCGCCGCAGGCGCCGCGGGCGTGGGGGCGGCGGCTGGCGCCGCGTCGGGATCTCGTGTCGCTGGGTCCGCGGTGCCAGGCCAGCGCGGCGCACCGGAGACGGCAGCCGCCGCGCGGCGGAGTTGGGCGACCGCGGTTGAGGCGTGGCGGACCGACGGCCAGCCCTACGCGCTCGCTCGCGCGCTGGTGGCGTTCGCCGAGGCGCTGGCCGCGGTGGGCGACCGGGCGGCCGCGGGCGAGGCGCTCGAAGAGGCCGGCGCGCTGGCGGCCGACCTCGACGCCCGGCCGCTGCGTGACGAGGTGGCCCGGCTGGCCCGCCGGGTCGGGCTGCGCGGGGCCGTGGGAGCCGGGCCCGACGTGCTCACCGCCCGCGAGCGCGAGGTGTTGCGGCTGGTGGCGGTGGGGCACAGCAACAGCCGGATCGCCACCGAGCTCTACCTATCGCCGAAAACGGTCAGCGTGCACGTCTCCCGCATCATCGCCAAGCTCGAGGTCACGAATCGGATCGAAGCGGCAGCAGTCGCCCACCGGCTCGGGCTGCTCGGCGCCGACATGATTGCCGGCGGACAGACACCGGCATCCGGACCGTAG